The following proteins are co-located in the Camelina sativa cultivar DH55 chromosome 12, Cs, whole genome shotgun sequence genome:
- the LOC104732871 gene encoding 39S ribosomal protein L41, mitochondrial has translation MTTIGGLLMGIGRSFRRKRASSLDILSPKRAPRDFYKGKNCKPHGFHTRKGGYVVQQDKLPNYVVPDLTGFKLKPYVSQCPLQVNTNESAEASK, from the exons ATGACGACGATAGGAGGGTTGTTAATGGGAATTGGAAGATCATTCAGAAGGAAGAGAGCTTCTTCACTTGATATACTCTCCCCTAAACGAGCTCCTCGAGACTTCTACAAGGGCAAAAACTGCAAACCCCATGGTTTCCACACCAGAAAAG GAGGATACGTTGTGCAGCAAGATAAATTGCCGAATTATGTAGTCCCTGATCTCACCGGCTTTAAG CTGAAACCATATGTATCTCAGTGCCCTTTACAAGTCAACACAAACGAGTCAGCCGAAGCTTCCAAGTGA
- the LOC104733986 gene encoding agamous-like MADS-box protein AGL75 translates to MRSLPSSSSSYSLASTSLSNRLETVFRKAEQLSILCQIDVCVIYYGPKGDLKTFPNDKDKVRNMAMRYIQLNEALRNKKRVNLSEFLKDKGGLENPNKRRKTCPKDKGLDVLIQDKGLDVLIQSLELNISTFQERVRFLESSSSSSSSQNHQTQSLNPNPRQFSLFMYNHRDNTLSQIPLSDYDRMSDITNNSFQHPCYSGVQDSVNNFGMNQLMHKEFYGYDHNMCSMDSINRNSFQHPCEENYSAVQESVDNSGLMQHEVYGYDQNLCTSNFTYRNVPQPSFSNPV, encoded by the coding sequence ATGAGATCTTtaccttcttcctcttcgtcttACTCACTAGCTTCAACGAGTCTGAGCAATAGACTTGAAACCGTCTTTAGGAAAGCAGAACAGCTCTCGATTCTGTGTCAAATTGATGTGTGCGTTATCTACTACGGACCTAAAGGAGACCTAAAAACGTTTCCAAACGATAAAGATAAAGTGAGAAACATGGCTATGAGGTACATTCAATTGAACGAAGccttgagaaacaaaaaacgGGTGAATCTTTCTGAGTTCCTGAAAGACAAGGGTGGTTTGGAGAATCCGAACAAGAGGAGGAAGACGTGTCCGAAGGACAAGGGTTTGGATGTATTGATTCAGGACAAGGGTTTGGATGTATTAATTCAGTCGTTGGAACTAAATATCTCTACATTCCAAGAAAGGGTTCGATTtcttgaatcatcatcatcctcctcatcctctCAGAATCATCAGACCCAATCTTTGAACCCTAACCCTAGACAGTTCTCGCTCTTTATGTATAATCATCGAGATAATACTCTCTCTCAGATCCCACTCTCTGATTATGATCGCATGAGTGACATCACCAACAACAGTTTTCAACATCCTTGTTACTCGGGGGTACAAGACTCTGTAAACAACTTTGGGATGAATCAGTTGATGCACAAGGAGTTTTATGGCTATGATCACAACATGTGTAGTATGGATAGCATCAACAGAAACAGCTTTCAACATCCTTGCGAAGAGAATTACTCGGCAGTACAAGAATCTGTGGATAACTCCGGGTTGATGCAGCATGAAGTTTATGGTTATGATCAAAACTTGTGTACGAGTAATTTTACCTACAGAAACGTTCCACAGCCTAGTTTCTCAAATCCAGTCTGA
- the LOC104732872 gene encoding protein PTST, chloroplastic-like: MGCVVPRIEFGCSSLTLSWNLRRAWNLGRVTTVSQFQKLPYPLVSSTRKHYKNRLLLKRFLVGVGTEESSLSEDSLNESLSRPLTSEELKSLLIDAERSKLVKKLSEANQQNRFLKRQLKTHEDEINKIKSDLAIMEFQVQALVKLAEEVANLGIPVGSRKISGKYIQSHLLSRLDAVQKKLKEQVKDVEAAQTKEVHVFWIGMAESVQVMGSFDGWSQREDLSPEYSALFTKFSTTLYLRPGRYEIKFLVDGEWQISPEFPTSGEGMMENNVLVVE, encoded by the exons ATGG GTTGTGTAGTACCCAGAATTGAATTTGGTTGTTCAAG CCTTACTCTTTCATGGAACTTAAGAAGAGCATGGAATTTGGGAAGAGTGACAACAGTCTCACAATTTCAGAAACTTCCTTATCCTTTGGTATCTTCTACTCGAAAACATTACAAGAACCGTTTGCTCTTGAAAAGATTTTTAGTTGGCGTCGGCACAGAGGAATCATCTTTGTCAGAAGATTCACTCAACGAGTCTCTTTCTAGACCTCTCACTAGTGAGGAG TTGAAGTCACTGCTCATTGATGCAGAGAGATCGAAGCTTGTTAAAAAATTGAGTGAAGCTAATCAACAGAATCGTTTTCTCAAGCGCCAG CTTAAAACACACGAggatgaaataaataaaatcaaaagtgaCCTTGCGATTATGGAGTTCCAAGTTCAGGCTTTGGTCAAACTGGCGGAAGAAGTAGCAAACCTTGGTATACCAGTAGGTTCTAGAAAAATCAGTGGAAAGTACATTCAGTCACACCTTCTCTCTCGTTTAGAcg CTGTTCAAAAAAAGTTGAAGGAACAAGTAAAAGATGTCGAGGCTGCACAGACGAAAGAGGTTCACGTGTTCTGGATTGGCATGGCAGAG AGTGTACAAGTAATGGGATCGTTTGATGGATGGAGTCAACGTGAGGATCTATCGCCTGAGTACTCAGCTTTATTCACCAAATTCTCCACCACATTATACCTTCGTCCTGGGCG GTACGAGATAAAGTTCTTAGTAGATGGAGAATGGCAGATCTCACCTGAGTTTCCTACTTCGGGAGAAGGGATGATGGAGAACAATGTCTTAGTGGTGGAATAG
- the LOC104733984 gene encoding putative FBD-associated F-box protein At5g38570, translated as MDRISLLSDDLLVKILSFLPTKEAVSTSVLSKQWEFLWMWLPRLQFTSPWGTKPGHREFIYKNLPLHRAPFIECLHLVLLFDSLIKPEDIRLWIEIAVSLHVRELIITIYSDTLKLEFVTFVDGLEQLLSVCPVLEDLSVLYCACGDDMEDYLTITVPSLQSLSLCINDGDNWFLDIGYEIDTPNLKYLKLVDTSQEHEHYDPLIKNMPKLTEAYVDIGYSNLNSIIGSITSVKRLTICSVGVYGDGFVLKNLEKLKLCLCKMTLSKLFVQLLKDSPNLQVLDISGVGCSGMVSWNRPSSVPKCLLSSLQIFNWSDYFGRPQDKDIAVYILTNACHLKMVKIESSEESVIPTLDMLKELAFSSRASTTCKLVFN; from the exons ATGGACAGAATCAGTCTGTTATCTGATGACTTGCTGGTGAAGATATTATCGTTTCTTCCGACTAAAGAAGCTGTGTCCACTAGCGTTTTGTCTAAACAATGGGAGTTTCTTTGGATGTGGTTGCCTAGACTCCAGTTCACTTCTCCTTGGGGTACAAAGCCTGGACATCGGGAGTTTATCTACAAGAATCTGCCATTACATAGAGCTCCCTTCATAGAATGCTTGcatcttgtgttgttgtttgatagTTTGATTAAACCTGAAGATATCAGACTGTGGATTGAGATTGCAGTTTCTCTCCATGTACGTGAACTGATCATTACGATTTACTCGGAT ACATTGAAACTTGAATTTGTGACATTTGTAGATGGACTTGAACAGCTCCTATCAGTttgtcctgttcttgaagatctaTCGGTGCTGTATTGTGCATGTGGCGACGATATGGAAGATTATTTAACTATTACTGTCCCGTCTTTGCAGAGTTTATCACTCTGTATAAATGATGGTGATAATTGGTTTTTAGATATAGGGTATGAGATAGATACTCCTAATTTAAAGTATTTGAAACTTGTGGATACGAGTCAGGAACATGAACACTACGATCCTTTGATTAAGAATATGCCGAAGCTGACGGAAGCATATGTCGATATTGGATACTCTAATCTCAACAGTATTATTGGATCAATCACATCTGTCAAGCGTCTTACAATATGTTCAGTG GGTGTGTATGGTgatggttttgttttaaaaaatcttgaaaaactGAAACTATGTTTATGCAAAATGACTTTGTCGAAACTCTTTGTCCAGTTGCTCAAGGATTCTCCAAACTTACAAGTGTTAGACATCTCTGGAGTGGGA TGTAGTGGTATGGTTTCATGGAATCGACCGAGTTCTGTTCCTAAATGCTTGTTGTCGAGTCTACAGATTTTCAACTGGTCAGATTACTTTGGGAGACCACAAGATAAAGATATTGCGGTTTATATCTTAACAAACGCATGTCACTTAAAGATGGTAAAAATCGAGTCGTCTGAAGAATCCGTAATTCCAACCCTTGATATGTTAAAGGAGTTGGCGTTTTCTTCCCGAGCTTCAACCACAtgtaaacttgtttttaatTGA